In Flavobacterium cerinum, one genomic interval encodes:
- a CDS encoding DUF3078 domain-containing protein, whose protein sequence is MRKIALTLLCFIGTIAVQAQEPVQDTTKHWTTKGNISFLFNQSAFNNWVAGGENNIAGNLGVNYDFNYKKGDWSWDNKIIAAYGIVRTKNSAFEKKTDDRLELNSLLGKKASGYWYYSAFLNFKTQMTKGYTYGTDADGAEIRNEYTNILSPGYLSFGPGMLWKKSDNLKVNLAPATSKITIVNKDFTLPNQAYFGVDEGKSMRYELGFNASAYYKFSLMENVSVENILNLYSNYLEDPQNVDLDYQLNVVMKINKYLSTNLAFQTIYDDNAFKGFQIRQVLGVGINYGF, encoded by the coding sequence ATGAGAAAAATTGCATTAACACTGCTTTGTTTTATCGGTACTATAGCCGTTCAAGCACAGGAACCTGTTCAGGATACTACCAAACACTGGACAACCAAAGGAAATATTTCATTCCTTTTTAATCAATCGGCGTTTAATAACTGGGTAGCCGGTGGTGAAAACAATATTGCCGGTAATCTGGGAGTGAACTACGATTTTAATTATAAAAAAGGGGACTGGTCCTGGGATAATAAAATTATTGCCGCTTACGGTATTGTAAGAACGAAGAATTCGGCTTTTGAGAAAAAAACGGATGATCGACTGGAACTGAACTCATTGTTAGGTAAAAAGGCATCGGGATATTGGTATTATTCTGCGTTTCTAAACTTTAAAACGCAGATGACAAAAGGATATACTTACGGTACAGATGCTGACGGTGCCGAAATTCGAAATGAGTACACGAATATTTTATCACCGGGATATCTGTCTTTTGGACCGGGTATGCTATGGAAAAAAAGCGATAACCTGAAAGTGAATCTGGCTCCGGCTACTTCGAAAATCACCATTGTAAATAAAGACTTTACATTGCCAAATCAAGCCTATTTTGGTGTTGATGAAGGAAAGAGTATGCGATATGAGCTTGGATTCAATGCGTCGGCTTATTATAAGTTTAGCCTGATGGAAAATGTATCCGTTGAAAATATATTAAATCTGTATTCGAATTATCTGGAAGATCCGCAAAATGTAGACTTAGATTATCAGTTGAATGTAGTGATGAAAATCAACAAATATTTATCAACTAATCTGGCGTTCCAGACAATTTATGACGACAATGCCTTTAAAGGATTTCAGATCCGCCAGGTATTGGGAGTAGGAATCAACTACGGATTTTAA
- a CDS encoding DUF2480 family protein, producing the protein MEEIVNRVANSALQVFDLEDYFPEGPRFTIDVSQWLYEGFVLREKDFREQLKNYDWETYKNGFVALSCSTDAIVPAWAFMLITAYLEPVAQKVFWGTIPQMEIALYQELLQNLDYTAYQDKPVIIKGCSKKPVPQEVYVLATQKLMPIAKSIMFGEACSAVPVYKRK; encoded by the coding sequence ATGGAAGAGATTGTAAACAGAGTAGCAAACAGCGCCCTTCAGGTTTTTGATCTGGAGGATTATTTCCCGGAAGGACCTCGTTTCACTATTGACGTTTCGCAATGGTTGTATGAAGGTTTCGTTTTGCGTGAAAAAGATTTTCGCGAACAACTCAAAAATTACGACTGGGAGACCTATAAAAACGGTTTTGTTGCCTTATCCTGCTCAACAGATGCGATTGTTCCGGCCTGGGCTTTTATGTTGATTACAGCCTATCTGGAGCCGGTTGCTCAAAAAGTCTTCTGGGGAACGATTCCTCAAATGGAAATCGCACTTTATCAGGAATTATTACAAAATCTGGATTATACAGCTTATCAGGACAAGCCGGTTATTATAAAAGGCTGTTCTAAAAAGCCGGTTCCTCAGGAAGTTTACGTACTGGCAACACAAAAATTAATGCCGATTGCCAAGAGTATTATGTTCGGAGAGGCTTGTTCGGCAGTTCCCGTATACAAGCGTAAGTAA
- the hflX gene encoding GTPase HflX, whose amino-acid sequence MLEKEVINFEKTVIVGIITKDQNEEKLNEYLDELEFLTFTAGGEVVKRFSQKMDKPNPKTFVGTGKMEEINYYIKDNDVKTVIFDDELSPAQQKNISRVLECKVLDRTNLILDIFAQRAETSYARTQVELAQCQYLLPRLSGMWTHLERQRGGIGMRGPGETEIETDRRIVRDRIALLKEKIKTIDRQMSVQRSNRGAMVRVALVGYTNVGKSTLMNAIGKSDVFVENKLFATLDTTVRKVVIKNLPFLLSDTVGFIRKLPTQLVESFKSTLDEVREADLLLHVVDISHPDFEDHIASVNQILQDIKSSDKPTIMVFNKIDAYKHLTIAADDLITEKTTKHYTLTEWKNTWMSKVGENNALFISATNKENFEEFREKVYEAVRTIHITRFPYNNFLYPDYKDAVEKDDE is encoded by the coding sequence ATGTTAGAAAAAGAAGTAATCAATTTTGAAAAAACCGTAATCGTCGGAATTATTACCAAAGACCAGAACGAGGAAAAACTAAACGAGTATCTGGACGAATTGGAATTCCTGACTTTTACTGCTGGTGGTGAAGTTGTAAAACGCTTTTCTCAAAAGATGGATAAGCCTAATCCCAAAACTTTTGTGGGAACCGGTAAAATGGAAGAAATCAACTATTACATAAAAGATAACGATGTTAAAACTGTAATTTTTGATGATGAACTCTCTCCGGCACAGCAAAAAAATATTTCAAGAGTACTGGAATGTAAAGTATTAGACCGTACCAACCTCATCCTTGACATTTTTGCTCAAAGAGCCGAAACTTCATACGCCCGTACACAGGTAGAACTGGCTCAGTGTCAATATTTATTACCGCGACTTTCCGGTATGTGGACGCACCTTGAACGTCAGCGTGGCGGTATTGGTATGCGTGGTCCGGGAGAAACGGAAATCGAAACAGACCGTCGTATTGTTAGAGACCGAATCGCGTTATTAAAAGAAAAAATCAAAACCATCGACCGTCAGATGTCGGTACAACGAAGTAATCGCGGCGCTATGGTTCGCGTGGCTTTGGTCGGATACACCAACGTAGGAAAATCAACTTTGATGAATGCAATCGGTAAAAGTGATGTTTTTGTTGAAAATAAACTATTTGCAACACTGGACACTACCGTTCGTAAAGTGGTAATCAAGAATTTACCTTTTTTATTATCGGATACGGTTGGTTTTATCCGGAAGTTACCGACTCAATTGGTTGAATCGTTTAAAAGTACGCTGGACGAAGTACGTGAAGCGGATTTATTACTACATGTAGTTGACATTTCTCATCCTGATTTTGAAGACCATATCGCTTCTGTTAATCAGATTTTACAGGATATTAAAAGTTCTGACAAACCAACCATTATGGTCTTTAATAAAATCGATGCTTACAAACACCTGACTATTGCTGCAGATGACCTGATCACCGAAAAAACGACCAAACATTACACATTGACTGAATGGAAAAATACCTGGATGTCGAAAGTAGGCGAAAACAATGCTTTATTTATTTCGGCAACCAATAAGGAGAATTTTGAGGAGTTCCGTGAAAAAGTATACGAAGCGGTACGTACTATTCATATTACCCGTTTCCCTTACAACAACTTCCTGTATCCGGACTATAAGGATGCTGTTGAAAAAGACGACGAATAA